In Solanum stenotomum isolate F172 chromosome 6, ASM1918654v1, whole genome shotgun sequence, one DNA window encodes the following:
- the LOC125868697 gene encoding ribonuclease 3-like protein 3, which yields MEVNKVEENLASLNIPSSQNLHLTEENIRNQLTHDDDHKHGRMLVEELEKIIRYTFKNPNLLHEAFTHSSFQENSKSYERLELLGDSILNMLVTKKQFFDYPDLPPGRLTTLRSANVDNEKLARVAIKYNLHNYLRHKMTLFEGQVKEFKEAILEYPLHSLGLIDPPKTLADIVESLIGAISIDSDCMNTTWQVVSFLLEPLTTPEKLELNPITKMYELCQKNGLKTEFVDKWDENGEFEVFVDEIFVGKGKSSGKKITAKNRAAHNAYYQVLRILSEKATIDNDQHCDGTQS from the exons ATGGAAGTAAACAAAGTAGAAGAAAATCTTGCCTCTCTTAATATTCCATCATCACAAAACCTTCATTTAACTgaagaaaatataagaaatcaGTTGACACATGATGATGATCACAAGCATGGGAGGATGTTAGTGGAGGaattagagaaaataattaGATACACATTCAAGAATCCCAACTTGTTGCATGAAGCTTTTACTCACTCTTCCTTCCAAGAAAACAGTAAATCATATGAGAGATTGGAGTTGTTAG GTGACTCGATTCTAAATATGTTAGtaacaaaaaaacaattttttgatTACCCTGATCTGCCTCCCGGAAGGCTAACAACGTTGAGATCAGCCAACGTAGATAATGAGAAACTTGCTAGAGTCGCCATCAAATACAATTTACATAACTATTTACGTCACAAGATGACTTTATTTGAAGGACAA GTAAAAGAATTCAAAGAGGCTATATTGGAGTACCCATTGCATTCACTAGGTCTCATTGATCCCCCAAAGACTCTTGCAGATATTGTTGAATCTTTGATTGGTGCCATCTCTATTGACTCCGATTGTATGAATACAACTTGGCAG GTGGTTAGTTTTTTGTTGGAACCTCTAACTACTCCAGAAAAACTCGAGCTTAATCCAATTACAAAAATGTACGAGTTATGTCAGAAGAATGGATTGAAGACAGAATTTGTTGATAAATGGGATGAAAATGGAGAGTTTGAAGTTTTCGTTGATGAAATATTTGTGGGGAAAGGAAAATCAAGTGGGAAAAAAATAACTGCAAAAAATAGGGCTGCGCACAATGCATATTACCAAGTTCTTCGAATTTTGAGTGAGAAAGCCACTATTGATAATGATCAACATTGTGATGGAACGCAAAGCTGA